In the genome of Rhodoplanes sp. Z2-YC6860, one region contains:
- the purN gene encoding phosphoribosylglycinamide formyltransferase — protein sequence MARKRVAVLISGRGSNMVALIEAAKEPSFPAEIVRVVSNDPSAQGLQRAEASGIRTAVVDHRTFGKDREAFERALQGELEANGTELICLAGFMRLLTPWFVTRWTERLINIHPALLPDLKGLHTHARALTEGRKWHGATVHFVVPEMDAGPIIRQARVPVLADDTEEKLAARVLEVEHRIYPEALRLVSEGRVQVVGGACLVDGKPVETFS from the coding sequence ATGGCTCGCAAACGCGTTGCCGTCCTGATCTCCGGCCGCGGCTCCAACATGGTGGCGCTGATCGAGGCCGCAAAGGAGCCTTCCTTCCCGGCCGAGATCGTGCGCGTGGTTTCGAACGATCCGTCGGCGCAAGGCCTGCAACGCGCCGAAGCCTCGGGCATCCGCACCGCGGTGGTCGATCACAGGACCTTCGGCAAGGACCGCGAGGCGTTCGAGCGCGCGCTGCAGGGCGAACTCGAAGCGAACGGGACCGAGCTGATCTGCCTTGCGGGCTTCATGCGTCTGTTGACGCCCTGGTTCGTCACACGCTGGACCGAGCGTCTGATCAACATCCATCCGGCCCTGCTGCCCGATCTCAAAGGCCTGCACACCCACGCCCGCGCGCTGACCGAGGGGCGGAAATGGCACGGCGCGACCGTGCATTTCGTGGTGCCGGAGATGGATGCTGGACCGATCATCCGCCAGGCGCGCGTGCCAGTGCTGGCGGACGACACCGAAGAGAAACTCGCTGCACGAGTCCTCGAGGTCGAGCATCGAATCTATCCGGAGGCGCTGCGGCTCGTATCGGAAGGCCGCGTGCAGGTCGTGGGCGGCGCCTGCCTCGTTGACGGCAAGCCGGTCGAGACGTTCTCGTAA
- a CDS encoding cold-shock protein yields the protein MQKGTVKWFNPTKGYGFIKPAGSDKDVFVHISAVERAGLSTLNEGQTVEYELVTGRNGKASAENLKVG from the coding sequence ATGCAAAAGGGCACCGTCAAATGGTTCAATCCGACGAAGGGTTACGGGTTCATCAAGCCGGCGGGCAGCGACAAGGATGTGTTCGTTCACATCTCGGCCGTTGAGCGTGCGGGTTTGTCCACCCTCAACGAAGGCCAAACCGTCGAATACGAACTTGTGACCGGCCGCAATGGCAAAGCGTCCGCCGAAAATCTGAAGGTGGGCTGA
- a CDS encoding autotransporter outer membrane beta-barrel domain-containing protein has translation MLIFAALILILANSDHAAAQCGGPPIAGPPLPCPQPSASVNGSGFASAQGGLFDIGTQFQTRLGAHTSYRDGTSAGNNPQGGGAESAFDRYRTWFEGYGSSTTTDAQGQFLGDRRKTYGGIAGAGVTVTPGVTFGASVDGSRTNIDVPGATGRIDLTQLGLIGNFEHGPWNLGVTGIYGFGNVHSSRFDTGGISSAAYQARLWGTMAELSYYVALPNNSRFVPKLTADWLHTRTDSFTETGGANPISGSSVSASRIRMMVGGEIGHSWLVDRTIFDVSVYARLVENLSQNIGDLAISDPNVNGVQFVTGVRESSMGADAGASFSVKLSQLARLYAAYDGRFRGNLTSHSGTIGAEFRF, from the coding sequence TTGCTCATCTTCGCTGCGTTGATTCTCATCCTCGCGAACAGCGATCACGCCGCGGCGCAATGCGGCGGGCCGCCCATCGCCGGCCCGCCGTTACCCTGCCCGCAGCCATCCGCATCCGTGAACGGCAGCGGCTTCGCATCCGCTCAAGGCGGCCTGTTCGACATCGGCACTCAATTTCAGACCCGCCTCGGCGCGCACACGTCGTACCGGGACGGCACGAGCGCCGGCAACAATCCACAAGGCGGCGGCGCGGAATCGGCCTTCGACCGTTACCGCACCTGGTTCGAGGGCTACGGCTCATCGACCACCACCGACGCTCAGGGACAATTCCTCGGCGACCGCCGGAAGACCTACGGCGGCATTGCCGGCGCAGGCGTCACGGTCACGCCCGGCGTGACCTTCGGCGCTTCGGTCGATGGCAGCCGGACCAACATCGACGTGCCGGGCGCCACCGGGCGCATCGATCTCACACAGCTTGGCCTGATCGGAAATTTCGAGCACGGGCCGTGGAATCTCGGCGTCACCGGCATCTACGGCTTCGGCAATGTGCATTCCAGCCGCTTCGACACCGGCGGCATCTCATCGGCGGCCTATCAGGCGCGGCTTTGGGGCACCATGGCCGAGCTCAGCTACTACGTCGCGCTGCCCAACAACTCGCGCTTCGTCCCCAAGCTCACCGCCGACTGGCTTCACACCCGCACCGACAGCTTCACCGAGACCGGCGGCGCCAATCCGATTTCCGGATCGAGCGTCAGCGCAAGCCGCATCCGGATGATGGTCGGCGGCGAGATCGGACACAGCTGGCTGGTCGACCGGACGATCTTCGACGTCTCGGTCTACGCGCGGCTCGTCGAGAATCTGTCGCAGAACATCGGCGACCTTGCGATCAGCGATCCGAACGTGAACGGCGTGCAGTTCGTCACGGGCGTCCGGGAAAGCTCGATGGGCGCCGACGCGGGCGCCTCCTTCTCGGTCAAGCTGTCGCAGCTCGCGCGGCTCTACGCCGCCTATGACGGCCGCTTCCGCGGCAACCTCACGTCACACTCCGGCACCATCGGCGCCGAATTCCGGTTTTAG
- a CDS encoding SDR family NAD(P)-dependent oxidoreductase has protein sequence MGKPVAVVIGVGAERGLGAALCRRFSVGGYHVLIAGRTAAKIDQVAATIVSSGGSATPIVMDATKEEDIVALFDRAMAPGAGFEPADLVASNTGNNQRLDFREVTAKQFEDFWRVGCFSGFLVGREAARRFVPLGRGTIIFTGASASIRGKPGFAHFSAAKAGLRMISQSMAREYGPAGVHVAHVVVDGGIDGEKLRSRGAAGLRGREDDGLLDIDAIAENHWHIHRQPRSAWTQELDLRPFKETF, from the coding sequence ATGGGTAAGCCTGTCGCGGTCGTTATTGGCGTCGGAGCCGAACGCGGGCTTGGCGCGGCGTTATGCCGGCGCTTCTCGGTTGGCGGCTATCACGTGCTGATCGCTGGCCGCACCGCGGCCAAGATCGATCAGGTCGCGGCGACGATCGTGTCGTCGGGCGGCAGCGCCACGCCGATCGTGATGGATGCGACCAAGGAGGAAGACATTGTCGCCTTGTTCGATCGCGCGATGGCGCCGGGCGCGGGCTTCGAGCCGGCCGATCTCGTCGCCTCCAACACGGGCAACAATCAGCGGCTCGATTTCCGTGAGGTGACGGCCAAGCAGTTCGAGGACTTCTGGCGGGTCGGCTGCTTCTCAGGTTTCCTGGTCGGCCGCGAGGCGGCGCGACGCTTCGTGCCGCTCGGCCGCGGCACCATCATCTTCACCGGCGCCTCCGCCAGCATCCGCGGCAAGCCGGGCTTTGCGCATTTCTCCGCCGCCAAGGCCGGCCTCCGCATGATCTCGCAGAGCATGGCGCGCGAATACGGACCTGCCGGCGTTCACGTGGCGCATGTCGTGGTGGACGGCGGCATCGACGGCGAGAAGCTGCGCAGCCGCGGCGCGGCAGGACTTCGTGGTCGCGAGGACGACGGTCTGCTCGATATCGACGCCATCGCCGAGAACCACTGGCACATCCACCGCCAGCCACGCTCGGCCTGGACCCAGGAGCTCGACCTGCGGCCGTTCAAAGAGACGTTTTGA
- a CDS encoding winged helix-turn-helix transcriptional regulator — translation MRRKSFHKMLCPIARSLERVGEWWSMLIMRDALHGMTRFDEFQTSLGIAPNMLTRRLNALVEAELLERRRYSERPPRYEYLPTARGRDFFPVLVALLNFGNKHFATDGKRVVIAERKTGAAADPVMVDARTGRPIVDPDYALAAGPAANQRLKQKYAAIAEARGEARRSTKH, via the coding sequence ATGCGCCGCAAGAGCTTTCACAAGATGTTGTGCCCGATCGCCCGCAGCCTTGAGCGCGTGGGGGAGTGGTGGAGCATGCTGATCATGCGAGACGCGCTGCACGGCATGACGCGTTTCGATGAGTTTCAGACGAGCCTCGGCATCGCGCCCAACATGCTGACGCGAAGGCTGAATGCTTTGGTGGAGGCTGAGTTGCTCGAGCGCCGCCGTTACAGCGAGCGTCCGCCGCGATACGAATATCTGCCGACCGCGCGCGGCCGCGATTTCTTTCCGGTGCTCGTCGCGCTCTTGAACTTCGGCAACAAGCACTTCGCGACCGACGGCAAGCGTGTCGTCATCGCAGAACGCAAAACCGGCGCGGCCGCCGATCCGGTCATGGTGGACGCTAGGACCGGCCGGCCGATCGTCGATCCGGACTACGCACTCGCTGCAGGCCCTGCCGCGAACCAGCGCCTCAAGCAGAAATATGCCGCGATTGCTGAAGCGCGTGGCGAAGCGCGACGCTCGACCAAACACTAA